Below is a window of Mus caroli chromosome 2, CAROLI_EIJ_v1.1, whole genome shotgun sequence DNA.
GCCAGACATGGCCATATGTCATGGATAAGGGAAGCTCATTTCTCAGCTCCTTTGCATCTGGGAGAGCACTGGAGTGACTTTGAGGATTGCAGACAGACATCAGGCCAGTTCCAGCAGCACTTCACAGGCTTCAGAACTTTAACATgcttgtgtctctgtttctccttggAACACAGCACGTATGGAGAACACATGTGTCTGACCCGGTGTCCGGTTCAGATGAGCTCCTAGCCAACAGACAGCACCTTCTGCCAATGGTGCCAGGGGGTCTTCTTAACCATCAAGCCAAGCTGAGCTTTGAGATAGCTATGACCTCACCTAGCAATTGACTGCACTGCGTCAAACACTTTGTGGCAGGCAGAAAATGACTCTCGACATCCTGTCTCCCTGTGATCTGTGGCTGAGTTACAAAGCAAATGACAGCAGGATTACCAATCACCTGGCTTTAAAGTAAAGAGATTATCCACACTAGTGTGAGCTCCTAGTCACTGCAAGAATCCTTACTAGTGGGAGAGAATGAGGCAGAAGATACACCTGTCACCTCTGGCTTGAAGACAAATGAAGGGGACCCCAAACTAAGGGTGATGAGCAGGCTCTAGAAACTCAAAATGACAGATTCTGCCTTGAGCCTCAGAGAACAGCATTGCACTGCTCACAGCCTGATTTTAGATTGCAGATCCAATTCTGATGTCAGAGATCCAAAACTGAGTACACCATAGTGCCAGAGCCTGTAACTTTATGGTAAGTTGCTTTAAGAGCGATAAGGGATTAATACAGATGCTGAAGTTGGTAACAAATCAAACCGTGGGGTGATGGAAGATTAAAAACCAACCAGTTTGGAGCACAGCTTTTTGTACAGAGCAATAGAAACTGGAACAGCATGGGGTATTGAGTCTATGAGATTGTTTAGTCAGAATTCCTGAGCCACTGGGCAAGAAGGAGATAATTGGAACATGAAAAAGAACGACTCTTCAATAGATTATGAGACTAAACATATTAAAATCCATGACCATGAAGATACAATGAAATCAATCATCTTTGGAGGCTGTCAGAAAAccaattcattatttaaaaaaaaaaaaggtgttaagACGCAAACAAACTGCTCATCTCTTACATTACCAAACATAAGGAGAGGAAGAGACTTTTCTTCATCTAAGGTTCTCAGCGTTCGAGGAGGAAGGCCGGGTTATACTGTGGATGTGACCCAACATGCTCTCTGCCATTGTGACCATCTTACAGGCCACAGACTTTCAGCCAAGAACTCAAGGCTTCTGGATGAAGCAGAAGCCACTGAGGAATGATTGCTCACTGGCTTGGTCCCCCTGGcctgctcagctacctttcttacacAGACCAGGTTCGCACATTGTCCACTGTGGATAGGGACCTTTCTACTTCAGCTAGCAATCaataaaatgccccacagacatacccagaggccaatctgatggaggcaatttctcagtttttgaggtttcttcttcccaggtgtgtctAGATTTGTGTTAGGTTGACAGAAACTAATCACTACAGTACATCACCCATGTGGTTCTTAATTAATGGCTCTAAGCACAGAGAGTTAGCAATAGTAAGAAATTTCCCAAAACTTCCAAATGCTCAACCCACCAATGGATGGGGGAGATTATGCAGCCAAAGGAAGTGTGTTGGAGGGAAGAATAGAGAAGAATCAGAATACTATCTGGTAAAGCTAGACTCAGGTATCAGCTCATATGTATGCAAAAGACAGAGGTGCAAGAGAAGCTATGAACCTGAGGCACAAAGTGTGTCATAGAAAGTGCTACGTACGTGTAAATGTTTGTGCTTCGATAAATATAATCCAAGCGGTGAACAGGCAGAGAAGGTAAGAACTATATATTAAAAGATGTCcctaagccgggtgtggtggcgcatgcctttaatcccagcactcaggaggcagaggcaggcggatttctgagttggaggccagcctggtctacaaagtgagttccaggacagccagggctatacagagaaaccttgtctcgaaaacaaacaaaaaaaaaccaaaaaacaaaaaaaccccaaacaatcaaaaaaacccaaccaaccaaccaaacaaacaaacaaacaaaaaaccccaaaagatgCTCCTAAACCAATGAAAAGTAAACCTATAAAACTTAAGGATGTCCCCACGGGTGACCACAGTAAAATGCAATCAGCCTAAAGGCTACAATCCCAGAATACTCCTGTGTATAGAGCTGGGGGAGAGAAGGCcaaggaaactgagacacagCCAACATAGCAGGAAGGAAAACAGGTAGAGTAACAGAAACCAGGAGAAGAACTTGTTCCAAGGTGGGCTGCTGCTACCTGGACCAAAAGCTGCTACCAAGTCAGTGGGACAGAGGTTTAAGCCCATCATTTACAAGCATGGAATTTTTTGGTGACCTAGTTAAGAACAGTACCAGAACAGCACAAGACTGGATCTGAGTGTGAAACAGTAATGGGGAGACTAGAGAGGCATCCAGTGTCTACAGGCAACTCTTTGAAGGTGTTCCTTGAGTGGCAAGAAGTAGCTGAGGAGTAATTAGAGGACAACATGAGGTTGACAGAGATTCATTCAAATGCTGGGATCTATTCCAACATATTTGTAAACTCAAGGAAGGATTAaagatataagaaataaaatgagcagCAACAGAATTTATGTAGCATTGGGTAGGaagaaaactcaaaactcaaCATGAGTGCAGTACCCTCCTCAAGAGGAAGTAAAAGGGAGCCCACGCTCGATTCATGAGGAAGTAAGGGCCTTCCTACAAGACAAATAATATAGTCTTCTTCCAAATGGAGGCAGCCCATCACCCTCAAAGATTGAGAGATGAATCTGAGGAtaccatctgtgatggtttgtatattcttggaccagggagtggcaccatctgaaggtgtggccttgttggaataggtgtggcctggttggaatgggtgtgtcactgtgggtgtgggtataagatcctcaccctagttgcctggaagtcagtcttccactagcagcctttggatgaagacatagatagaactctcagctcctcctgggccatgcctgcctggatactgccatgctcccaccttgatgataatggactgaacctctgaacctgtaagccagccccaattaaatgttgttttttataagacttgccttggtcatggtgtctgttcacagcagtaaaaccctaactaagacaccatcacTAACAATGGGATCAAAGGTAGTGGGgcttttccctccttttcctttccttcctttctccctttctttccttcctttctttctttgagacttatttaaattgtgtatgtgtgtatgcatttgagTATAGATgactacagaggctagaagagaatgtcatcagagcctctggagctggtgttacagcTAGTTATGAGCTTCCTGGTATGGGTGGAAGGAACCAAACTAGGGTCTTCTGCTGCTActcacactccagtgaagtttgcttggcaggccgagaggcctgaaagcactcacgaggcaaagagtttcacagaaactcacctcttGGAGCTTTGGCGTTTTCATtaacctgtatactcataccctatccccgagctagtctggtgtatggatccacgtgctctcttttagtattattttattataagtgtcctttaagattgaattctgacatagtcagagccttcgccagtgttccaatgtcctagaaaatgcttgaagccGACAAGCTTGGAATCTGGTAGGAAtacagtaaggaagttacctgttcagtaactaattaagcattacaaaagatggagccagcagctcagggctggtctgctgagtatttactaaggacagtagcaaatctcacccaaacaagggaataccatgaaagagccaggaatcccactgagatagaaatcttcagtacaggctacattgcatattagaagcaagctggtgaattcttctgacaaatggagattctccacagatacttaaaagttactaGCAATTATCAGggcccaggaaataggggggggggggttgtggtcttgcattattcatgagaaggtctgctagagcagaacccctggtgatgggcttaacaatagactagctttacacctggctctcttcttagtggcagcagcctggtccctgccttcctttgatgtatacattccttttgtattatgtaacttggtggattgtaTCTTGTCTGGTTTCTTGCTATTCTGCTGTAtagtataaaaagtttgatgtttGACCTGAAAAAATGCATTCAGATTCTACAcgatctcctgtgtgcatctgtctgtcattttgcCAACTCCTTgaccatctgcacccagagacccgtCCACGCaaacaaagggacccagagggccTGTGgcactctgcaagagcagcacgtgctctgaactgctgagcaatctcttcaggaCAGTTTCAATCTGTTTTAGAGCACTCCcaagaaataaatttttgttattgttataagCCAATACACATTCACGTACGCACTTGGTGTTCTTAGGtacatattcctttttttttttttttctttttaagccacCCGGGAAAACTAGACCAGCAAGGATCAAAGTGTAGCAGGGCACTATACTGGGGAACAAAAACATTAAGGGAATTCTATATATCAAGAAAGCAATATTGCCAAGAAGAGACAGGTCTTCTTACCTCAAAAATGTACTCAAATTAGGGCTATTACTACAGAACTTTCTGAAACTACTATTGatgatgtacatgtatacattatgcttttaattatttgcttttttattgttcTGGAATTTATTTGGCCTGTAactatataaactatatttatGCACTCCAAATAATCAGAAACACTGTAACAACATCCCTGGTTTAGCAATACAACAGCTTCAGGAACTTGTGGCTCTTCAATGCTGTCTGTCTCCctagtcactgttttattttattttattttattttatttcatttcatttctctatTCTGTTGTCTTCCTTGTATCCATAAGCAATACAGATTATCttggcaggatttttttttctttttagataaatGAAATATGACATTTCACTCCTTTTGGTAAATATCCTGTCCATATCAATACATTTCTCCCTATTTCCTTTGCGATATGTAATTctataaacaaatatttcataGTTTTTCTGTCCGTCCAGCTTACTCCTGATGAGATGtagcttgtttttctttgtgaagcCCCATTTCTTCCTCCCTACACACGGGTGTAGGAGTTTCTTGATAGCACGCATCTAGATGGAGAGTTGCTGGGTCAAAGGTTGTAACAAGTGTCAcctcagcaggcagaggagagCTCTCCAATCCACACTAACACATGcttatttcctttgtctttctttgagaCAATGTCTGATATACTCCACCTGGCCTCAGACTGGCTATaaagctgaggctggccttgaacctctgatcttcctgcttctacctcccaagtgttccTAAGTAAGAGTGTTCTACCATACAGTTGCTTTGTGCTCCTTTGGCTTTGGAGACATTGGATACTTTGGAtacatcatgtagcccaggttggccttcacCTAtacagctgggattacagacctgttACCACCTTATCCAGTCTTGGCATTTTTCTGTGGCTACTACATTCATTGGCAATGCTGACCATCAGGAGAGTGGGCAATGGTCTTTCACTAGGGGTATGAATAAGCACTTTTATCTTTTCATGTGTATATTGATTTTCAGATTTCAGatcatttcctttcatttcactTAAAAATGGTGGGACATTGTCCATTGGTTTAAGGCCTCTATTTGAAGGCAACTAATAAATGTATATTGTTTTATCTTTCTGAACTTATTTCTAGATCTTTAAAATGACAAGAACCCTATCATAAGGCTGTGAGGATGATCAAGTATCATACAGAAAGCACATGCTAATGCTAAGCATTCAGTGTGTACTCAGGGATTAACATTTACTATTAATACaacttctttaaaataataaagaaaacagtcAGAGACCGAGTCTGGGTGTAGGCAATGGCTAGTCTGCTTTGCTATGCATATATCCACTCAGTTTCCCTCACAACCACAATGTAGGacatctccctttctctcagaACAGCAGTGCTACATGCCCAAGGTGGTTCCAGCAACGAGTCTTTAGCACTTTGTTtttgtaacatttatttatttatttttatttatgtgagtacagtgtcgctatcttcagacacaccagaagagggcatcggatccccattacagatggttgtgagccaccatgtggttggttgctgagaattgaactcaggacccctggaagagcagtcactgcttttaactgctgagccatctctccagcccaaatcttTAGCTCTTAAGAGAGTGTAAAAGAGTTAATGTGTCAATAGTGTTCGAACACAATCCCATGACTTTGGTGTGGACATCCAGGACAGTAAGGATCCACAGGCTCAGCAGCATCCATATCGCGCTGTTTTGCACACAATGATTTTTGGCACAGCAGTTTTCCATGGGTTTATGGTCAGGGCCCCATAAAATAACACTTCGATCCCTAGAAAGACCCCCCCAAGACAACCATGCCTTACCACTCTCCACCTCTTCCTAAGAACTTCTCCATTCTTATGAGACATTATACTGCTGTAAAGAGCGGAAGTAGGGAAGCATTGGGATGGATCCTGGGATGTGGATAAGGTCTCCACCTCCACCCACTCCATAGAACTCTTATAGAGAAGCCAATGTATTCTGACAGGCTGGGCTGATTTTGCTCACACTTGCCATGCTGCGGGTGGTCACGACAAGCCCCAATCAGCCTGTTTTCTGTGAtgtccttttttctcttcccaaCCCCTTCATCTCTCCTTGCCTGCTCTCtcctatctttctctctttttttcagcAGGGTCTCCTGTATTGCAGGCTGGCTGTAAATGACTATatagccaaggttgaccttgacCTCTGATGCTCTTACTTCCCATCTCCCAAGCGCTAGACTCATAAGTGTTTCccaccacatccagtttatgGGGCGCTGGGGATCAGAGTCAGAGCTTTTTTTCTAGGCAAGTGTCCTAGCTGAGCTCCATCCTCAGccctgggttttgtggttttcaGAGCATTCTCAGAACTACCTAGAGATAACACCCCTGGGGTCTAGATGTGGACAGGAAATACAGGAAATggcagcaaagaaaaataaaggggaaaaaaaagccatcagTCTCCTTACTGTGATTAGCACCtagaagttttaaaaaacacattttcttactGAAAAATTTTCTTGCTTCCTTTAGGAGATAGATAGCCAAAAATTTATAGGCAAGCTTTATTTGAGATACTTCTTTTCAAGAAATTCATCTAGGGATTTCTTAGATAATTAGGaacttttaataatatttcaaGTATCataaaatttcagtttctctttctaaaCAACCACACTGCCATGTCTtctcagttaaaaataaaaacaaaaacaaaaacaaaaacaggtattCCCGTGATAGTGACAGTATGTCTAATTTCTTTTAAAGCCAGATTTGTAAACTGAGATTGTTCAGGTAATGGGTTTGCCATAAACATCATGTTCCAAACTGACTTCTAAATTTAGAGAAAGGTTGAATCTCCTCTTTGAATAACCAAGAAACAATAGatgtattaataataatgaagCTTCCATAATGAAACATCAAATACTGAAGTAACAAGCTGAAATGCATGTACCTGTGGAGTAGACAACCCTTGAAAATGGTTATTTTCAGCTCctctttatagaagaaaaaaaaaaaaccctccaaaataACAGCCTGCCAAATGACAACATAAATACTGAAGTCTGATAATTTTGGTAAATTTGGTAATAGTACatgttatttaaagaaaaagcaaatggtAAACAAAACTTTGAAGCTAAAGAAGGGAAGGTTGTTTAATAAATGCTgtgatttctctgtgcagtctttTTCTAAGCATTGAGAAGCAGGCCCATCACGATCCGTATTTACGCAGTGTTCCTTCTCATGTACCCTCTAGACCTTGAACGCAGTCGATTCTGTGTCCTTCCTTGGAGGCTTCTGAGGACCAATTTTTGGTAACATCTCTTTGGCATACTGTGTTTTATGGAGTCCAGCTTCTCGAAGTGCTAACTCAAATCGAAGTCGAGGATCGGAAATTATctgcagacaaaacaaacaaacaaacaaacaaacaaaacgggaTTTAAGCACACGATAACTCGTTTAGCTGAAGCACATCTTCTCCTTCCGGTTTGTTTCCCAAGTCGCATCATGTTTGAAGGTCGATGGTTAGATGGTGAAGCTTCTTCGTCCTGTGACTGCAGAGGTTTTACTGAAAATGTCCACACTATTTCTCACACTGTCACTTTCCAGTGCATCATTTCCAACATAGAGTGAATTTGATATTATGTACTACATCAATCAAATACAACatattaaaattactaaaaaatggaataaaagaacCTTACTTCCAGTACTATTAATGGTTATTTATTGCTGGCTAAAAGCATATAGATAAAGGATTGTAAAATAAATctactttaataaataaaatcaatctttagaatatatttttgagGCACTGTTATTTAAGAAAGCCATACTTttaagtgtatgagtgtatgacggcttgcatgtatatgtatcatGTGCATGTGTAGTGCTTGCAGTGGCTAGGAGAAGGTGTGGTAAGTTAGTTAATGAATCCTGAATATCAAAAATCACATTGTAAACtaacaaacagaaagaatgtaGCTATGGAATCAATAATTCTTGTAAgtaatgtttatgtatttatccAAACTACCATGGCACAGGTAACAGAAGCCCCGTGATCTTGGTTAATTTGGAATTAACCGAGATCAGGAGTTGTGGGAAGTTGTGAGTTTCGAGGTCGCTCTTGGGAGCTGAGTCCAGGCCCCTAAGTTGCATGCACTAAGATCCCCAAGTGCATGCAactgctcagtcatctctccagccccctgagcATCTTCTAACAGCCACTTTAACCTTGCTATCATTTACTAATGTGCAAATTACACATAAACGCATGCCCACTCCTTAAAAAAGAGAATCTGAGGCTGGATTTCTATTTCAAGCAGAGAATGCCCCACCCATCCCATGCTAAGTAGGAGGAGACAAACAGATACCCCAGCTTCTGTTCTCATGTTTACTTGACTGGCCCTTAGTCCCTTTCCTATGAATCTTAAATGTCAACACATTCTTTGTCATGATGAGAGATAACCACATATGGACATTTTACCTGAGTCTGACATGGTACAACTCTCTAAAAGATACAGTCAAAAGCATCCGAAAATAGCTCCCTCCATGAGTTCGAATAAATGGGAGCAATAGGAGGGTAATGGATAACTAACATGAGGCTCTGCCTCATGTAGAGAAACATGGAGGTGTGTGGCATTGCTGGCATGAGGATGCTCTCAGGTAAGAAACAACCAGGGCAACCTTGAAGTCTGACGTAACCTTCCAGTagtcagagagggaggaagaggggtcTAATTGGACAGGAAGGCCTCACATTCAAAAGCTGAGGTGAAACAGGTCAATTTTAGGATGAGGGGAGTATGGGCAAAAGACTGTGCCACTGAGGAGCTTGGTGAAGAAAGGACACTCCGACTGGGGCTTGGATCTCCTAGCCTTGAAGGCCATGCTAGCAAGTGCCACggtgtttgtttctgcttttagCATCCAACTGTGGCAGCATATGATGAATCTGATCATAAAGTCGGGATAAATTAAAgtggtaggggaaaaaaaagatgaaggaggaggagatcagGAGGCTACCGGGACTGTCTAGACATGAAGTAATAAATACCTAAATGTGTGTGGAAGTAGAGACGACCTAACTGTCAGACATAGTCTGGAGGGAGGACTCAATGACAACCAATCGGACACGGGGCTGGGGTAGTGAGGAGCGTGAGGCCAGAATAACCCAAAGGTCCCTGTCTGAGAAACAATCATTTGAGCCTAGGACCcagtcttctcttctgtctccataTATTCTGACCCACTTTCAAGGACTCCCACTCCCTCTACGATTCGTATGCTGTCTACTCCCGAATTCTCTCTGGGAGtcacctccttctccagcaccagggcTGTGGAgccttacatttttttattattattatccaatTTTTTTGAGTAAAAAGTAAGTGAAGAGAGAGGTTTCTCCTCCCCATAATCAGTAATCAGGTTTTTTGAAAGGCTACTTTAGACCTCCTCACCCTAAACGCGACATGGACAAAACACATCACCTCCCCAGGCCTGTTTTTCCTATGAGTTCTTATATGGTTAATGGACAGTGCCACAAAATGGCAATAATTTGTTGAATCCCTGCTGAATACCAGGCGATATCCTAGGCAGTcgatatttattatttctaatccCCAGAAGAACTTTGCAAGTAATTAtttcaaagatgaagaaaacaaacataaagatgTTAATAGCTTAGGCGAGCCCACACAGCCAGTAAATCTGGAGCGTGGATTTGAATCCACAATGCACAACTGCGGTACTTGTCTGGCTTGGAATCGTCCTCTCTTTCTTCATCCCCTCCGTCTCTCCAGCCGGAGCTGTGCATGACTCTTTCGACACCACTTCCACTCCTCTGCCCCAACATCCATCTATTTTCCATTCGAGATCCGAGGATAAAATACAAATGTCATCATTTGACTTACCTGCTTTAAAATAGCATGTCTAGTCATGGGATAAAGGTCAGATGTCTGAGAAGAAAAGCTTCTGGTGGATCACGGCTGGGCCCTAGCCCAAGGTTCCACTCTCATTTTAGCACTTATTCTGTACCCGTGCCTCTGTCGCACAGTGAAGACATTCAAGGAAGGGCCTTCTCTGGGTCTTTTCTGCCTGGGAAACCCCTGATAGCTTGGCCCAGAGCCTTAGGACTTTTCCTTCCTCTGAGCTTAGCCTGTGCAGTGTCCAGTTGCCTCTGCACTATCGCAGAGAAACCTACACTGTCCAAAACGTAATTCTCCCACACATCAGCCTCTCTTCCCTTTAAACTGTAAAGCATCTTGAATGAGTTTAGCAACAACTGGCCACGATCCTTAACTCTGCTCATGCTCAGAAGCGCCATCTCTCCAACTGCCAGGGCAGAGCGCTCCATTTTCTCCCCACATCCAGCACAGAACTGGTCTCACGCTGTGCACTATTTCTGAATATAATACTTCCCTTCTTGGCCTAGAGAGTCGCTTCCTCCAGGAAGGATCAGTCTGGCCCATTTAGGGTGGAGTCGAGAGCTACCCTCTTGCACAGAACCAGAATACAGTGTCTATGTCATAAATATCTGATTACTAATGAACGAAATTTTGACCTTACTATTCACCATTAAGTATGCAGCACTCAGGGGAGGCACTATGAACTCGCTTGGCAACAGGTTTCTTGAGATTTTGCTGTGTTCTCCCTAGTTCTGTAAAACTCCTGACTGCTTACTCCCTTAATTTGGGTGACATCCATTCATTCATATGCCTTCTTTCCTACCCTTCTCTGCTAAAATTTCTTTTAACTGTCTCTTCTCAGGTCCAGCCACAACCCACACACACTCTAAGCTTCTGCAAAAAACTCCACGATCCCTCCGTGGGGTTTCCACAGAAAAATGCTTTATCCTCAGCTCTGAGAACAAAACTTGTGATCGCTGTCTTCAGTGCTGCCCGTCAGTCTCATTAGTTGCTTATTTAATAGGATCTATGCCATGAATTTAGAATATAAACTCATAATACGACAGAGAAATCTTGGAACCTTAAAGAAATACCAACGACCTTTTTTTGTAACTATTGACTTTTgaataaaatgttacaaaaccTTTTTCAGTGACAGATACGATTttaagctgttttgttttatgtcacacttttataatatttaagaTTCATACGGcaattatgtattattatttacaAAGAGATAATATGCTAATATGTAGGGCATTTCTgggtaaatattaaaaaacaatttgTAACTCAGAGCACACACCTGAGCAATCAATCCTCCCTGTTCTCAGCACGGACTTTGCACCAGTAATGCAATTCCCATAAGTACCTGTTGCTCGTTGTATGTAGTCAGTGTGAAGAGCGGCTTTTGAAGGATGAATTCTTCCTCACTTTCAGCACCTGTCTTTGCTTTCCAGGCCAGTGTCTCTGACATCATTCTAACTGGATCAGACTGGACAGCAACAGCAACCTAAGGGAAGAGAAAGCATAGCCACTCAAGAGGGGGTACGAGCTAAACGCTTCTGCGTAAGACTATGGGTTTGTTTAGTGACCATTAAAAAACTCGTATTAAGTCTAAAGCTGTAGAGGAAAGAGCAAAGGAATATTAAACCCAGGCCAGTGCCAGTTACttacaaaggagttaaaacccaTGTCAAACAAAACATTAAAGATTATAATCATCTGTTAATGGTTAAGTAGTCACAATCATGATTGATTTCAGATGCAAATTCATCTGTGTGATAAAAGTCAAAGGCAGTCTTACACTGAAAACCACCCGGAAAATGACAAGTAGCAAACAAAAATTCATATTTCAGCAGCTATCAGTCTATGGCTATGAGTATCAGCATGAAGCTTTCTGGTAAAGTTGATTGCACAGTCGTTGCTGGACAAGCTGGGGGTACTTCCATTGTACTAGGTGAGTAGATGCCTTAGGACTGCTATAGACAGTGAGTTGCCATTTTACTATAAAACTAGAGAGTCCTTTAACAAGAAGTCCTTGTCCTGCATAGTAATAATTATTCTTACCCAAATCTTAATGAGAAGAAGCCACTAATTTTGTCAATCAG
It encodes the following:
- the Ccdc148 gene encoding coiled-coil domain-containing protein 148; amino-acid sequence: MLSVTRIRPERVKYRQELLEKRLLERKKLVLQEVQEEEERERRLEALRKQVAVAVQSDPVRMMSETLAWKAKTGAESEEEFILQKPLFTLTTYNEQQIISDPRLRFELALREAGLHKTQYAKEMLPKIGPQKPPRKDTESTAFKV